GACGAGATggcaaaaacaagcagcaagTCTTTCTGCGAGAATTTCCTCAAAGCAGGAGGCCTGAGGTAAAAACACTCCCAGAGAGAAAGAACTgtcaaaatctatttttttgtgtaatataTGCATTTTAGTCCAGCATCATTGTAAATCAGGACACATACACcatttgctgtttaaaaagccttacagtatttttattttggtcctGCCAACCTTTTCTGCAGCCTGGTGGTGAATGTTATGCAGAGAGATTCCATCCCGTCCGAAGTGGACTACGAGACCAGACAAGGAGTCTACTCAATCTGCCTTCAGTTAGCCAGGTGCAAGACATGGATCAAAAGCCATTTTCACACATGCATTACGTTTTCTAGGTGTTTCAGATTATGTTTTAGTATGGGAAAACCCAGTAACAGCTCTTAACAATAACAGAGTGAGATATTGGATGAGTAGAGGATTTATTGCTCTTGAAAATGTTTATGTAGGAAATGTGATGTTagttgtttctgctgttttctatTTAGTCTATGTGCTGCTTTCAACTTGCTTGTCAATGTCATGTATAcacaaaaaatcttttattgtcattttggcTTCACTCTGGTGTATTCCCAGCTGTGAAAATTGTCTCGGAAAATCTCTCACTGTAAAAAGCGTGCGGAAAAGGAGAAATGTAGCAAAAGTCTGGACCTTAAATTccatggcttttttttgttttttcctgtgtttatgtggaaaaatgACCAAAGTCCCATGGGTTTGGGTATTACATTTCACATGCAATCTGGATTTCCATGCTAAATAATCCATGTTTGCAGATTCCTCCTCGTCGGTCAGAGCATGCCTTCGGTGCTggatgatgacatcatcagggACGGCGATGCATTGTCTTCCCGGCCTTTTCGTAACGCGGGGCGGACAGGTCGGCAGCTGTCCCTCTGTGGAACCCCAGAGAAGTCCTCCTGCAGACAGATGTCTCTGTCCGAGCGCTCATCCATCCGAGTCGAGGAGATTATTCCTGCTGCTCGTGTTGCCATCCAGGTACTTTCTGTGataaatcagctgtttgttcatCACTCAGATTGATTTTGTTGCCGCACTGAGAAATATTCTGTATTATTTGCTGTCTCTTTTCTAGACCATGGAGGTAAACGACTTCACCTCCACTGTAGCCTGTTTCATGCGTCTGACTTGGGCGGCTGCAGCAGGACGACTGGATCTGGTTGGCAGcccacagccaatcagagagacCCATAGTTCACTTCTGCCACAGGGAGTCCGCACCAGAGTCAGCAGTACTggtaagacagaaaaaacacttaACTTCTCAGTTTTGGTCTGTTTAATAGCTCATCATGTGGTTACTATAAGCAGAATTTGTTCTTATGGCTCAAGTGTTTCCACAATCATGGCAGTTATCTTGTTAattattttgtgaaacaaaTGTTCTGCAGGAAGTAACTGCAGCTCCAGCAGTGAGGGAGAGACCCCGGCAACAGCCTTGCATGCAGGGATATGTGTCCGACAGCAACATGTCTCCACCAAAGATGCCATCATCGCCCGCGAGGCTTTGTCTCTGCTGGTCACCTGTCTGCAGCTGCGCTGTCAGCAGCTGGGTAAGACCGCTGCAAGAGCGCTGACACGTTTTGCAATCCATTCCTGCGTGCATTCTCCCACAGATTTAACACCTTCTGCTTTGTTTCCCTCGACAGCTTCATTTTACTCCCTTCCCTCCGTCAATGACTTCATTATTGATATTCTGCTGGGGTCTCCCAGTGCAGAGGTAAACCGCACTCTGAGCAAACTGTGAGCTGTGAACATTTCACTGGACTCGCACGAGTGATCTTTCCCgtttctttttcccctccccaGATCCGCCGTGTGGCTTGTGATCAGCTGTACACTCTGAGCCAGTCTGACACCTCTGCCTTCCCCGAAGTCCAGAAACCCAACTTGTTCCTCCTTTCAGTCATCCTCACTGCCCAGCTGCCACTCTGGAGCCCCACATCTGTCATGAGAGGCGTCAACCAGAGGTACTGAAGCAAGAAAGACAAAATGGGCTGGTGTAAAACCTTTCAGACATCTTGtgttaaggtttttattttttttcaggttatTGTCTCAGTGCACAGAGTATTTTGATCTAAGATGCCAGCTTCTGGACGACCTAACAAGTAAGCCACACTTGTTACTCCTTACGTGTGAAACGTTTAATCGGACATAAGAATACTTGTAATACAAAGGATGTCTTCCATTCTGGCAAATAAAGATCCATTTATAGCAGTTTCTGATTATTTGTGCCTCATGTCCGATCTGCTCCAGCATCAGAGATGGAGGCGTTAAAAGTGAGCGCTGCCACCATGCTGGAGGATGAGATCTCCTGGCTCGACAACTTTGAGCCCAGCTGGAGCTCTGAGATGGAGACCAGCGAGGCAGATAACATCCTGCTGGCGGGACATCTCAGACTCATCAAGACTTTGCTCTCGCTCTGCGGCAATGAGAAAGAACATCTTGGTGAGAGCGAACACAAGCGGACATGTTGCTCACCCGCAGCCCAGTTTGGAGCTTTAATAACGACAGTGTTATCATGTGGTGTTGTGCAACCCAGGTCCGTCACTCATCCAGCAGTTGTTGGATGACTTCCTGTTTCGAGCCTCTCGTATCATCATCAACAGTTCCAACCCTACGCCTTCTCCAGCCCCCAGCCACGACTTCCACCCCAAGTAAGCGACTCATTTAGGCTCATTTGAATGTTTGTGAAGACAAAGCTCTGTATGTTTCTAGTTAGAGCTGGCAGCAgaagtaaataaatctgacGTGTGGTCAGGTGCAGCACAGCCAGCAGCAGGCTGGCAGCCTACGAGGTTCTGGTGATGCTGGCAGACAGCTCGCTCTCCAACCTGCGCCTCATCACCAGAGAGCTGCTGTCCATGCACCACCAGTCGGATCCGTCCCTCTCCAAGGAGTTTGATGTGAGGCATTTAtcagatttgtatttgtatCTTAGTTCTGTACTGTTTTCAGAATTTTACATATAAACACCTGTGTCTGTCGTCAGTATTTACCGCCTGTGGAGAGCCGGTCGGTGTCAGGTTTCGTAGGACTAAAGAACGGTGGAGCCACGTGTTACATGAACGCTGTGTTCCAGCAGCTTTATATGCAGCCTGGCCTCCCTGAGGTACACAGATTTCTAACTTTTCATCAAAAGAAATCTGCTGTTTGAGTGCAGACCTTGATTCAAATGGTGactacgttttttttttattttgtttaaggCTTTCCTATCGATTGAGGATGACACCGACCAGCCTGAAGAAAGCGTCTTCTACCAGGTTCAGTCTTTGTTTGGCCACTTGATGGAGAGTAAACTGCAGTACTATGTGCCAGAGAACTTTTGGAAGGTAACAGACTGTCTACATCTAGTATGGATACAACTGAGGAGTGTTTCCTGCTTCTGCATGTATCAGAAGCAGAATTATGTGTTGTTAACGGGGTCCATAACTGTTATATATCATTTATATGCAAATCTGTTGCAGATCTTCAAGATGTGGAACAAGGAGCTGTATGTCAGAGAGCAGCAGGATGCCTATGAGTTCTTTACCAGCCTGGTGGACCAACTTGACGAACACCTCAAGGTATAGCTTACAACTTAGCCCAAAGAAAACGGCACAGAACCAGCAGTCAGCTTAATGTTTCGGTTCTGAAGAACTTGTTAATTTTCTCCTTTCCAGAAAATGGGTCGAGAGCAAatcttcaaaaacacatttcagggAATTTTCTCCGACCAGAAGATTTGCAAAGACTGCCCACACAGGCGAGTCCCCGTCCTCTCACGTTACCAGGTGCTGACCCTGTTTTGGTTCTCCATGTTTGACGATGTGGGGCGGGGTGGTTCTGTCGCAGATATGAGCGGGAAGAAACGTTCATGGCGTTGAACCTTGGAGTGACGTCTTGTCAGAGTTTAGAGATCTCTTTGGACCAGTTTGTCAGAGGAGAGGTGCTAGAGGGCAGCAACGCTTACTACTGTGAGAAATGCAAGGAGAAGGTCTGTATACTGCCTCGAATGCTTTAGCTTGGTTACTCTTGGCATAATTTATacttaaagtttgtgtttatgtgttatCTGTACAGAGAACTACAGTGAAGAGGACATGCATCAAATCCCTGCCCAGTGTGCTCTGTATCCACCTCATGCGCTTCGGATTCGACTGGGAAAGTGGACGATCCATCAAATATGACGAGCAGATCAGGGTACGGAGAAAAATTTGTATCCTGCGATTGTATTCCTCTTCCGCTGCAAGTCCTtgacatgaatttaaaatcttttcgtTGAACAGTTCCCCTGGGTGCTGAACATGGAGCCCTACACCGTGTCCGGAATGGCTCGTCAGGACTGCAGCGGAGAGGTCGGCGAGGGAAGAGGAGATGGGACCTCAGGAGGATCGCCCAGGAAGAAAGTGACCATTTCAGAGAACTATGAATTGGTGGGCGTGGTGGTGCACAGTGGTCAGGCACATGCCGGACACTACTACTCCTTCATCAAAGACAGACGGTGAGAGAATGCACCTTTCGCTTTCCCTAATTTTAGAAATAATTCTCTCCGTTTCCTCATTGGCGCTACATGCTGCAAATGTTCTCCGTAAACTGACcttctcttgtttttgctgTACATAATAAGCTGAAAATCGGTGATAATTGGAGCACATAAATTTTCCAAACAGAATTAAGAAGTCCTCCTTAGGGCCCCTGAATGCAGCATCAGCGTTTATGGAAACTGGTTTCGTTTGTAAGCGTCTCCAGATGTTTGGCTCTGAAAAATAGGAATGCTCATCAGTTGTAGTTCTTCAACATAAAGAAACCTCAGGAGTCTGCACTCGGCACTAAATCACATCTTTGTTTAGGATCACTTGTCGACCTTTTTACAGGTGACGAGGTACTTTCTGCAACTGCTTCTTACTCGGGTTTCTTCATGTCAACTTGATTCAGGGTGTAATTATACCTTTTAGATGACATTTTCTCTTAGTGGAAGGAAAGTACATCACACGTAATGCATTTAAATATAGATGTTTCAAGAAATATGATTTTAGAGAGTTGCAATGCACCTACCGTTATATTTCAAAACACCATTTGATGTGTGGAAGAACaattatcttacctgtagtagacagctctttgactGCTCTCCCTTTGGAGAAATAGTGTAATTCTGATCAGATTATTAGGATAAGAATAGTTCAAGTGGACCTTTGCTGGCTTCAATTTCAAAAACATCATAGCGTTTCTTGCAAAAATAAGTTTACGTTTacttgctgtcagttttgcattacacggtTTTATACGTAGGTTTTTGTGGTTATCTGCGAgcgcaaatagcagcagcactGAGTTGTAGCACTTtgggtgcagcctggggcatgTCTTACTGgaatataataatatttcttTCAGTATATTCTGACACTGAATGTGGttcaaaggtttataaaataatatttgcgTGAGCTGCCATAAAATCTCTGAAATTAGAGTTTTAAGATGTCGGTATTTCACTTTGGTcccagactagctgttagctcatcaatctggtcacaattaaactctgtttctccaaactgaggtcgtttcAAGAgttgtctacaacaggtaagatgataaCTGTACATAAACCTTCCAGAGAACTCCACTTTAAACGCTCTGAGCTGTCACTTTAAGAAAATCTTTACATTCACTATTGGCAaagattagttttgtttttccaatttatttatgttaatttttaatttttcacaatACCTTccctattttttctttctttttctcttcttcttctgtggtttgcCTTGTAGTGGGAGCGGCCGTGGACGTTGGTACAAGTTCAACGACAACGTGGTGGAGGAATTCGACATGAACGACGAGACTCTGGAGTACGAGTGTTTTGGTGGAGAGTACCGCCCCAAAGTTTATGACCAGTGTAAGTAACTGGTTTTTGCTTTCTATCTGTGCATCACAGCAAACGTCTTGCGAGAGCATCAGTGAATAAACTTGGgtgtttttttggggtgggTGTGTGCACGCGCAGCCAACCCATACCCTGACGTGCGGAGGAGGTACTGGAATGCCTACATGCTGTTTTATCAGAAGATTAGCGATCAGAACTCTCCTGCCCTGCCAAAGAAAAGCAGAGTCAGCATCATGAGGCAGGAAGCTGAGGATCTGACACTGTGAGTCAAGTTTGAATCTGTCATGTAAACACTCATTGCATTGTTTGTAATGCCTCAGTCAACTTTTCCCTTACTTCTGCAGCAGTCTGCAAAGTAAAGTTGTTTAACAAACCATGagattttacagacactggTTGCAAAAAAACGTTTTAGGGATGAGCCTCAGTGCATCACCTGCAAGCAAACATTTGTGTTGTGTTTCCCAGGTCTGCCCCTTCCTCTCCTGATGTCTCCCCCCAGTCCTCTCCTCGACCGCCAAGAGCCAACAACGACCGCCTGACCCTTCTCACCCGTCTGGTGCGCAAAGGGGAGAAGAAGGGTCTCTTTGTAGAGAAGATGCCCGCCAGTATTTATCAGGTAAACTTAACGCCAAGCTCCCCGTGTCTGTCTTTCAGCAAATATAGACTCTTTGTTTGTCGCGGTGGTGAGATGATTTCAACTCTTTAGAGGAAGATAACCTCCCGTTTTCATTGCTCAGATGGTGAGAGACGAGAATCTGAGGTTCATGAGGAACAGAGACGTTTACAACAGCGACTACTTCAGCTTCATCCTCTCCCTGGCTTCAGTCAACGCAGTATGTGTCCGATGGGCTTTCTTATttcacagataaacaaactAGAGATGTGAAGTAATATTAAGCTGCACTCATATATAAGAGATTTCACAATATAATGTAATTTTCATCAGCTTTTTAGGAGATCTCcttagattttattttcccagAATTGAGTTATTCATACATTTCCATGTGATATTAGCTCATATACACAACATgtatttaaaatccttttttacaGACTAAACTGAAGCATCCAGACTACCAGCCCATGGCCAAAGAAAGCCTCCAACTGGCTGTTCACTTCCTCTTCCACACCTTCCTGCACACCAAAAAGAAACTCAGGTAGCTAAATAAACACACGGGCAGAGCGTTACCCCGTGCTTCCCGAGGAGCACGTTATCTATatttattttggggttttttttcatgtcgCCCCTGCAGGGTGGACACAGAGGAGTGGATGGCAGCCGTGGAGGTGCTGCTGTCGAAGAGCAGTGAGGCATGCCAGTGGATGGTGCACTACCTGGTGGGACCAGAGGGACGTGAAATCATCAGGTCGGAATTTATTCATCTGCtaatgacttctttttttttttttttgttcaatatttGATCACAGAATTGAGTTTTCTCTCTAATAAATACACATGCTTGAGCTTGACTCTAAGCCTGATGTTGTTGGTGCTTTATAACAGGATTTAATTGCTTCAACACTGTGTCCCTGGAGTATATTTGGAGTATTAAAAACACGTGTGTCCGTGTAAGTCGCTCGTTTgatgctgattggctgaaacaGTGGGCCAGTCTCTGGAATGTAAACATTCAGAGCCAGAGGATAGTTTTTGAAGTATGGGTGTTTTTAGAGACTTGTGTTGGCTTGCGCTGCTCTGCGTTTAATGGTGGGGTGATCGGTTTATCCTCAGACATGATTGGTTGTTGAACATCAGGCGTTTTGTGCAACACTAAATCTCCAGCCCCCTTTTTCACACCACATATTACATGTTTCTTCTCACGGAAAGGAAACACGAAGGGCCAAACTCTGCTGTGTGTCTCGAGCACAGcagtacaacaaaaaaataaaagggggggggggggatttgcTCTCTGTTTCAGGGTTGTTCTTCCTCTTTAACCTAAAAATGTTGATCAGAATGTTCTCTCCATCCCAGGGTTTGCCTGTTGGAGTGCAGTGTACGAGAGGTGAGGACGGTGGTCGCGTCCGTCCTGGAGAAAACCCTGGAGAGCGCGCTGCACTTCGGAGACCCGGGACTGGACAGCTTGACCGACGCTCTGCTCTCCTTGTTGGACAAAGACGTTCccgaaaatgtgaaaaactgcGCGCAGTACTTCAGCCTCTTTAGTAACTTTGCTCAGAGGGTAAATCACAGAACAGCACAGagaaaaatgttgaattaaGCGACAGTGAAGAGAGTCCCTGAGCTTTGTGTGGGTTGTTCTTCGCTCTCAGGGTTGCAGTTCTTGTCAGCTGTTGTTAAAACATTCGGCCTATCGTCGGATGCTCATCTTCCTCCTGGGGCCCAATAGGCAGAACAACCAGGTATAACTGCTTAATTTACactttgaaaaatgtaaaatagggtgttttaatttaaacccaTGGTGTATGGGATTGTTTGAGTCGGTATGtaggttttaaaaagtgacttttttttttcccccttttattTCAGAATCGAAGGTGGAGTCCGGCTCAGGCTCGGGAGTTTCTCCACCTCCACAGCACCCTGGCCCTCATCACTCTGCACTCTGACCTCAGCTCCCAGCAGACGCTAGGTGAGTCACTCCTGCTTTTAGCTCGCACACGCTCCTCTAAATGTCAAGCTATTAGTTATTGGCCATCGTCGAAAGGCAAAGACGAacaatgttgttgttgtctgaGTTTGTGTGCTTGTCTCTTACCAACATATCCCATGAGCcatttgacaaattttaatgaagctctcattgtggcagtagctgacagtcatccccaacacatgaaATCTcacgatatgcatttctttaagcagtactaggcctttaatttgattcagtttccttccttccttcataGATCCAGCAGGAATCAAGTTGCACATGAGCACCGTCCTGTCGTCCAcacctctcctccctctccacGGAGACATTCTTGTATCGCTCTTCACCCCCGAGGGACAGCCCTATCTGCTCGAGGTAACACACAGACCAgcgttttgctgttttagctttttggaTTGGATTTTAAAAGGCGTCGACGTTCGCTGACattctctctgtctttgtgaGCAGGTGATGTTTGCCATGCGTGAGCTGTCGGGACCTTTGTCTCTGCTGATAGAGATGGTGACCTACTGCTCCTACTGTAACGAGGTCTTCTCCCTGGGAGTGCTGCAGTTGCTCAAAGTAAGAAAGCTTGAGAACACCTCCCGGGCATCGCACACGACGACGGTTTTCTAAAGAATGCTCTGAAATCTTTGTGTCACAGAGTCAGCTGGAGACGGCTCCACCTCATGAGCTGAAGAACGTGTTTCAGATGCTGCAGGAGCTTCTCGTGAGTCACTTTCTTCGTCCTATCACATCATAACCATATAACCTTTATAGTTATTATCTTTTCTATAAATCTTTAATCTCAGGTAGTGGAAGACCCTCTACAGTCCCAGAGACTCAAATACGCCTTTGAGTCAGAGAAAGGCCTGTTAGGTACGTCCTCAGTTTAAAGTGTCATTAAGAGAAACCcttaaagcttcttttttttttcctttttgctcagTTAATATAATGACTTCTCATTGCAGCTTTGATGCATCAGAGCAACAACGTGGACAGCAGGCGCTGCTACCAGTGTGTAAAGTTCCTCGTCACGTTGGCTCAGAAGTGAGTGAAGCTCCGGGTCAGGGGTCAGAGATATACGGGTGGATCTCTTTCTGTGTTGTATCACTTGTTAAGTGTTTTCTACGTTTTATCCTCAGATGTCCTCCAGCCAAAGATTATTTCAAAGACTTGTCCGGTCACTGGAGCTGGGCTGTTCAGTGGCTGCAGAAAAAGGCGAGTAACATACTTCATGATTACACACATCAGAACCACCACTTTCTATTGacttttctatttgtttttgcacGCATTAAAACCCTGGACCCTTTTGATTTAAATGCTGTTAAATACATGTAAtcataaacatatatatatatatatatatatatatatatatatatatatatatatatatgttttttttaacaatagtgTGCCCAGGCTTAGCTTTTcattaaagcagcttttttttttttttctctagagACTTGGAgaagaaaatacttttattcATCTTACAGTGAATTGTATTATCTCTGCCCTCAGATGACTGAACATTACTGGACTCCACAGAGCAACGTCTCCAATGAGACATCCACCAATAAAACCTTCCAGCGCACCATTTCTGCACAGGTGTGTAAAAGGTTCT
The Kryptolebias marmoratus isolate JLee-2015 linkage group LG24, ASM164957v2, whole genome shotgun sequence DNA segment above includes these coding regions:
- the usp24 gene encoding ubiquitin carboxyl-terminal hydrolase 24 isoform X3, giving the protein METEEEQHITTLLCMGFPDPDVIRKALRLAKNDINEAVALLTNESPGLGYGYEPMESGPSSGLGSSGDGESSGRTGTSGFDPPPAYHDVVDSERSNDENGNCSGGSMEFPTTNLYELESRVFTDHWSIPYKREESLGKCLIASTCLARHGLADADENCKRFMDRCMPEAFKKLLTSSAVHKWGTEIHEGIYNMLMLLVELVAERVKQDPVPVNLMGVLTMALNPDNEYHFKNRMKACQRNWAEVFGDEANMFAVSPSNTHQKEPHGWLVDLVNRFGELGGFTAIQAKLNSEDIEIACVSAMVQPLGVCAEYLNFSLVQPMLDPVIHKTITYVQNLEEKDLKDKRLVSIPDLLSAIKLLCMRFQRELVAVVDDLRLDTLLRMLKTPHFSTKMNSLKEVTKLIEESTVSKTVKNAIDTDKLLDWLVENSVLSIALEGNIDQAQYCERIKGIIELLGSKLSLDELTKIWRIQAGQSSTVIENIHTIIAAAAVKFNFDQLTHLFVLIQKSWEVESDRVRQKLLSLIGRIGREARSETTTGKVLEVLWDLAHLPTLPTSLVQQALEEHLGILSDAYAVKETVKRSYIIKCIEDIKKASQQSIPQAVWVVPALRQLHEITRSFIKQTYQKQDKSIIQDLKKNFEIIKLITGSLVCCHRLAVTASGNNGLSGSTLVDGRYTYQEYLDSHLRFLAFFLQEASLYLVWNRAKELWECLVSGPDICELDREMCFEWFTKGQHDLESDVQQQLFKEKILKLEPYEITMNGFSLFKTFFENVNLCDHRLKRQGTQLCVERLDLAGMDFIWRIAMETPDEEIANEAIQLIITYSYTNLNPKMKKDSVSLHKKFIADCYKRLEAASSALGGPTLTHAVTKATKMLTATAMPTVATSVQSPSRYRGGFGSTKLVIIERLLLLAERYVITIEDMYSFPRTILPHGASFNGHPVTLHITYESTKDTFALETHSNETVGSIRWKISEHLSCPVDNVQIFANDSVLTMNRDQKLLSQLGFSDEQSLTVKSSGTGTPSGSSESSASASSSSSSAIFNSAYALEQEKSLPGVVMALVCNVFEMLYQLANLDEPRITLRVRKLLLLIPTDPEVQDALDNFVPKESSVWSHQKTLFTLGQGAGSRSPSVTPKQQHQPSAASILESLFKSSAPGMSTFRVLYNLEVLSSKLMPTSDDEMAKTSSKSFCENFLKAGGLSLVVNVMQRDSIPSEVDYETRQGVYSICLQLARFLLVGQSMPSVLDDDIIRDGDALSSRPFRNAGRTGRQLSLCGTPEKSSCRQMSLSERSSIRVEEIIPAARVAIQTMEVNDFTSTVACFMRLTWAAAAGRLDLVGSPQPIRETHSSLLPQGVRTRVSSTGSNCSSSSEGETPATALHAGICVRQQHVSTKDAIIAREALSLLVTCLQLRCQQLASFYSLPSVNDFIIDILLGSPSAEIRRVACDQLYTLSQSDTSAFPEVQKPNLFLLSVILTAQLPLWSPTSVMRGVNQRLLSQCTEYFDLRCQLLDDLTTSEMEALKVSAATMLEDEISWLDNFEPSWSSEMETSEADNILLAGHLRLIKTLLSLCGNEKEHLGPSLIQQLLDDFLFRASRIIINSSNPTPSPAPSHDFHPKCSTASSRLAAYEVLVMLADSSLSNLRLITRELLSMHHQSDPSLSKEFDYLPPVESRSVSGFVGLKNGGATCYMNAVFQQLYMQPGLPEAFLSIEDDTDQPEESVFYQVQSLFGHLMESKLQYYVPENFWKIFKMWNKELYVREQQDAYEFFTSLVDQLDEHLKKMGREQIFKNTFQGIFSDQKICKDCPHRYEREETFMALNLGVTSCQSLEISLDQFVRGEVLEGSNAYYCEKCKEKRTTVKRTCIKSLPSVLCIHLMRFGFDWESGRSIKYDEQIRFPWVLNMEPYTVSGMARQDCSGEVGEGRGDGTSGGSPRKKVTISENYELVGVVVHSGQAHAGHYYSFIKDRRGSGRGRWYKFNDNVVEEFDMNDETLEYECFGGEYRPKVYDQSNPYPDVRRRYWNAYMLFYQKISDQNSPALPKKSRVSIMRQEAEDLTLSAPSSPDVSPQSSPRPPRANNDRLTLLTRLVRKGEKKGLFVEKMPASIYQMVRDENLRFMRNRDVYNSDYFSFILSLASVNATKLKHPDYQPMAKESLQLAVHFLFHTFLHTKKKLRVDTEEWMAAVEVLLSKSSEACQWMVHYLVGPEGREIIRVCLLECSVREVRTVVASVLEKTLESALHFGDPGLDSLTDALLSLLDKDVPENVKNCAQYFSLFSNFAQRGCSSCQLLLKHSAYRRMLIFLLGPNRQNNQNRRWSPAQAREFLHLHSTLALITLHSDLSSQQTLDPAGIKLHMSTVLSSTPLLPLHGDILVSLFTPEGQPYLLEVMFAMRELSGPLSLLIEMVTYCSYCNEVFSLGVLQLLKSQLETAPPHELKNVFQMLQELLVVEDPLQSQRLKYAFESEKGLLALMHQSNNVDSRRCYQCVKFLVTLAQKCPPAKDYFKDLSGHWSWAVQWLQKKMTEHYWTPQSNVSNETSTNKTFQRTISAQDTLAYATALLNEKEQSGSSNGSDGSPANENADRSLRQGSESPMMLGDSKSDLEDVDS